Proteins from a genomic interval of Debaryomyces hansenii CBS767 chromosome E complete sequence:
- a CDS encoding DEHA2E17578p (similar to uniprot|Q03697 Saccharomyces cerevisiae YML038C and CA1995|IPF6612 Candida albicans) has translation MPIIPPNPNESASYSSLSPSKIISRKPSFRADSFDNHDSKPHKASMTSPTTYTPTTHKTKTVEASIYILGWYIFSLSISIYNKWMFGNGLNFKFPILVTSFHQFCLMILSGSVLWIKPKLRPTINMKSHDSNNVNRSGNSNSKFISFLSIFRIDLFTYLEQIFPCSLASAGDIGLSNVSFKFISLSLYTMLKASSLMFVLLFGLLFRLEKFHWRLLVIVLIMTGSVIMMVKKPQNVGSVSTPEDDRTNFGILLVLGASMMSGLRWSFTQILLKHNDYTNNSISTIFYISPSMCLTLFLFGLGFEGWSNFIQSPIWELQGVFGTILLILIPGILAFMMTLCEFKLLSVAQVITLSIAGIFKELLTIILSALIFGDKLSFINCLGLLITFVDIIWYNYYRFKENQSKELEGYSSLNGKDETEDDEVSVGSSKVDINSNSKVDSIEMKKL, from the coding sequence ATGCCCATAATACCACCAAATCCAAACGAAAGTGCTAGCTATAGCAGTTTATCGCCATCTAAAATCATATCGAGAAAGCCGTCGTTTAGAGCAGATAGCTTCGATAATCACGATTCAAAACCACATAAAGCAAGCATGACATCGCCTACAACATACACACCCACAACTCATAAAACAAAAACTGTTGAAGCTCTGATCTATATCCTCGGATGGTacattttttcattatccaTTTCCATATATAATAAGTGGATGTTTGGGAATGGgcttaattttaaatttccAATATTGGTTACCTCTTTCCACCAATTTTGCTTAATGATTCTAAGCGGGCTGGTATTATGGATAAAGCCGAAGTTGAGGCCTACGATAAATATGAAGAGCCATGATAGTAATAATGTCAATCGATCTGGTAATCTGAATTCGAAATTCATATCTTTTTTGTCTATTTTCAGAATTGACTTGTTCACATATTTAGAGCAAATATTTCCTTGTTCGCTTGCATCTGCTGGTGACATTGGGTTATCCAATGTATCATTCAAGTTCATTTCTTTATCGTTATATACTATGTTGAAGGCATCGTCACTAATGTTTGTATTGCTTTTCGGGTTACTTTTTCGtttggaaaaatttcattggAGATTATTGGTCATCGTCTTAATAATGACAGGTTCGGTAATTATGATGGTCAAGAAGCCTCAAAACGTTGGGCTGGTTCTGACTCCAGAAGATGATCGCACTAATTTCGGAATATTGTTGGTTCTTGGTGCCTCCATGATGTCTGGATTAAGATGGTCATTTActcaaattttattgaaacatAATGACTATACGAACAActcaatttcaacaatattCTACATTTCACCTTCCATGTGTTTAACATTGTTTCTATTTGGATTGGGCTTTGAAGGATGGTCTAACTTTATTCAATCCCCTATCTGGGAATTACAAGGTGTATTTGGAACAATTTTGCTCATACTTATACCAGGTATCTTAGCATTTATGATGACTTTGTGTGAATTTAAGCTATTATCAGTGGCACAAGTTATTACATTATCAATAGCAGGGATTTTTAAGGAGCTTTTAACTATTATTCTAAGTGCTTTGATTTTCGGAGACAAGTTGAGTTTTATTAACTGCTTAGGATTATTGATTACCTttgttgatattatttGGTACAACTATTACAGATTCAAAGAAAACCAAAGCAAAGAATTAGAGGGATATTCAAGCTTAAATGGCAAGGATGAAACTGAAGACGACGAAGTGTCAGTTGGCTCGTCAAAAGTGGacataaattcaaattcaaaagttGATAGCatagaaatgaaaaagttaTAG
- a CDS encoding DEHA2E17556p (weakly similar to uniprot|Q06325 Saccharomyces cerevisiae YDR349C), producing MRFFSVSFLLWFFLSLHMTYGDDQSKSTSSSSTNARVKLTLDLITLDDGAATTTSTTMTKTPVPMSRETEDSYDRELVKVLFTIAENGIYYDANMNVGDEELGLRLDLIQPDVWVMNTNDFYECSYIDEWIASEVSEFGSSLPVSVTDAPEYVATACAQQGVYTMASDDSVSMASPTKPNIYNNQPYSIPYLNSINVNGVFATNNISFIIGGNKKISIRDFTFVNAVDSNVFVGGLGLAGNPTGSGFLDSLVANDVIGSVGYSLWFNNYSNPKNAMAELIPGVVDTKYYSGDFFEFDIPDHEGSQSSAEDMGIDNLRLPILPLFDVEVENQNTHRTLSLKSDAQNFPVLLDSRTVFNYLPLYMIVNLAIQTNASYSSEVNRWVVQCDQISNLNATMNFKFGDLSVKVPLDDFLISASYNNRNLTFTTGKKACYLSFLPSSASGYTALGLPFLRAIYLAVDYEGGKIAVAKSNHNLDVVEKDYSNTKETEQYSTSLADLESETGGYSSNHTVHKSIAYIQSGKIPFATRYNSTENFTLTYVPSNFTKFGDPSIPAVLSGIIIKSGNVFVTESDGFSSTESQSTSKKNSGNRVEPPVIFDKHLSKKLISLSVGISTCIICIIFL from the coding sequence ATGAGATTTTTTTCTGTTTCATTTTTGCTATGGTTTTTCTTAAGCCTACATATGACTTATGGAGATGACCAATCCAAATCAACGTCTTCTAGCTCTACTAATGCTAGAGTAAAACTAACGTTGGATCTAATCACGTTAGACGATGGAGCTGCAACTACTACTTCCACAACGATGACTAAAACCCCAGTTCCAATGAGTCGCGAGACAGAAGATTCATATGATAGAGAATTGGTTAAGGTTCTTTTTACAATTGCAGAAAATGGAATTTACTATGATGCCAATATGAATGTGggagatgaagaattaggtCTTCGATTAGATTTAATACAACCGGATGTATGGGTGATGAATACCAACGATTTCTATGAATGCAGCTACATAGACGAGTGGATTGCATCTGAAGTTTCAGAATTCGGATCTTCTTTGCCTGTGCTGGTAACGGATGCACCAGAGTATGTTGCAACTGCTTGCGCTCAACAAGGTGTTTATACTATGGCATCTGATGATTCGGTTTCTATGGCAAGCCCAACAAAGCCaaatatctataataaCCAGCCTTACTCGATACCTTACTTGAATAGTATTAATGTTAATGGAGTTTTTGCTACTAATAACATCTCGTTTATTATTGGAGGCAACAAGAAGATTTCTATAAGGGATTTTACATTTGTAAATGCAGTGGATTCCAATGTATTTGTTGGTGGGTTGGGCTTAGCTGGTAACCCTACTGGTTCAGGCTTTTTAGATTCATTAGTTGCAAACGATGTTATTGGCTCAGTTGGCTACTCGCTTTGGTTCAATAATTATTCTAATCCAAAGAATGCGATGGCTGAATTAATTCCCGGTGTGGTTGACACTAAATACTATTCTGGAGACTTTTTTGAGTTTGATATCCCCGATCATGAAGGTTCGCAATCTTCAGCGGAAGACATGGGGATAGACAATTTGAGATTGCCAATCTTACCGCTTTTTGACGTAGAAgttgaaaatcaaaatactCATAGAACTCTTTCACTTAAATCTGATGCACAAAATTTCCCGGTTTTATTAGATTCTAGGACAGTATTTAATTACTTGCCTTTATACATGATTGTTAATTTAGCAATACAAACAAATGCATCCTATAGCAGTGAAGTTAATAGATGGGTGGTGCAGTGTGACcagatttcaaatttaaatgCTACTATGAACTTTAAATTCGGTGACTTAAGTGTTAAAGTTCCATTGGATGACTTCTTGATTTCTGCAAGCTACAATAACCGGAATTTAACGTTTACTACAGGAAAAAAAGCTTGTTATCTAAGCTTTTTACCGAGTTCAGCATCTGGTTATACTGCATTGGGATTACCTTTTTTAAGGGCCATATATTTAGCTGTCGATTACGAAGGGGGAAAAATCGCGGTGGCTAAGTCAAATCATAATCTTGATGTGGTCGAAAAGGATTATTCTAATACCAAAGAAACGGAACAGTATTCAACATCTTTAGCTGATTTAGAATCTGAAACGGGCGGATACTCGAGTAATCATACAGTTCATAAATCAATCGCATATATTCAATCGGGAAAGATCCCCTTTGCAACTAGATATAATAGTACAGAAAATTTTACGCTAACATATGTTCCTCTGAATTTCACGAAATTTGGGGATCCATCAATACCTGCAGTTTTATCTGGAATCATAATTAAATCGGGTAATGTTTTCGTCACTGAATCTGATGGATTTAGTTCAACGGAGAGCCAAAGCACCAGTAAAAAGAATTCTGGAAATAGGGTTGAACCACCTgtcatttttgataaacaCTTATCcaagaaattaatatcCTTGAGTGTGGGAATTTCTACCTGTatcatttgtattatatttttatga
- a CDS encoding DEHA2E17490p (similar to uniprot|P18962 Saccharomyces cerevisiae YHR028C DAP2 Dipeptidyl aminopeptidase), translated as MIKSEYNHSKSVKSEKDEYDVEHHEEIPNKKGFMDNGYKNLFYGGVLLGILVWGTAFLILTISRFQQNQIATLRIESYLKKISPPLLNNGSDKQLNLNRPLSFDNGNKVLLNFSAVRDGLFKPHYKELQWIREPESINNDKGTYVLKEENEDDTRYLIKSIIDSGYQYTLYNDSSFQYNNIIYDIDSLTASPDLTKAILKTNTTQNWRHSSFAIYWTLDVASNNIKPIYNEEDKLSITSWSPTSSHVAFVYKQNIYIKYLQDGYIEQVTFDGSSDVLYGIPDWVYEEEVFSGDSVLWWSPKGDKLSFLKTNDTLVPTFSIPYYVQENYEDYPEYRKIKYPKAGYANPVVDLVVYELNSVAKRSTDNIKVMGFDLSEIEDRLITEVIWVSDNFLLVKISNRASDVLEIYLVTADTNKSKLVRKQNAKNSWFEITSNTLYVPKNQSLGRINDGYIDTVVIDGYNHLAYFSPPENPDGIVLTKGQWEVVDGVASFDYNTNEIYFISTFKSSIERHIHSVNLYDSIVNQQELPVIKNVTDISNEGWYSGSFSSGSRYLLLNYQGPKVPYQKLIDLHEHTDIKSIESNEELSNNLKNYVIPEVRYSVVSLGYDDISGEEIKANAVETLPLNFDPSYKYPVLFFVYGGPGSQLVTKNFAISFSSVVAAELDSIVVTVDGRGTGFNSYNEKMGSDFKFVVRDKLGHFEPLDQIAAAKLWSQKPYVDRSRIGIWGWSYGGFLTLKTLETDSEDHIFSYGAAVAPVTKWKLYDSIYTERYMRKPQDNPQGYQIASIHNVTNFANVDRFLIMHGSGDDNVHFQNSLKLIDDFNLESIENFDFMVFPDSDHSIRYHNGNIVVYDRLLEWLKKAFTGHFARI; from the coding sequence ATGATAAAATCGGAGTATAACCACTCCAAGAGTGTTAAAAGTGAAAAGGACGAATATGATGTTGAGCATCATGAAGAAATACCTAATAAGAAAGGATTTATGGATAATGGGTATAAGAACTTGTTCTATGGAGGTGTCTTGCTAGGCATATTGGTTTGGGGTACAGCATTCTTAATATTAACAATATCTAGATTTCAACAAAACCAAATAGCCACATTACGAATAGAAAGTTACTTAAAAAAGATTTCACCtccattattgaataatggtAGTGATAAGCAACTAAACTTGAACAGGCCGCTTTCTTTTGATAACGGTAATAAGGTGTTATTAAACTTTTCAGCCGTACGGGATGGGTTATTCAAACCGCACTATAAGGAATTACAATGGATAAGGGAGCCGGAATCTATCAATAACGACAAGGGTACCTAtgttttgaaagaagagaatgaagatgatacTAGATATCTAATTAAGTCTATTATTGATTCCGGCTACCAGTATACTTTGTACAACGATTCATCgtttcaatataataacaTCATATATGACATAGACAGTTTAACAGCGTCGCCAGATTTAACAAAAGCTATTCTTAAAACCAACACTACCCAAAACTGGAGACATTCATCGTTCGCTATATATTGGACTTTAGATGTGGCGTCTAATAACATAAAGCCAATATATaacgaagaagataaacTATCAATCACGAGTTGGTCGCCCACTTCGTCGCATGTGGCATTTGTTTATAAacagaatatttatattaaatatctCCAAGATGGCTATATTGAACAGGTTACGTTTGATGGAAGCTCTGATGTTTTGTATGGCATTCCGGACTGGGTTTATGAGGAAGAAGTTTTTTCTGGTGACAGCGTTTTATGGTGGTCTCCAAAAGGTGATAAATTGTCGTTCTTGAAAACTAACGATACTTTAGTTCCAACATTTTCCATACCGTATTATGTACAAGAGAATTATGAAGATTACCCtgaatatagaaaaataaaatatccaaaagCTGGTTATGCAAATCCTGTTGTGGACCTTGTTGTGtatgaattaaattctGTCGCAAAACGACTGACTGATAATATTAAGGTTATGGGCTTTGATTTAagtgaaattgaagacaGGCTTATAACTGAGGTTATTTGGGTTTCGGACAATTTCCTATTGGTAAAAATTAGCAATAGAGCAAGTGATGTGTTAGAGATTTATCTTGTAACTGCTGACACTAATAAATCTAAGTTAGTTAGGAAGCAAAATGCCAAAAATTCGTGGTTTGAAATCACATCTAATACGTTGTACGTTCCAAAAAACCAGTCTTTGGGTCGTATAAATGATGGTTACATTGACACTGTTGTTATCGATGGTTACAATCATTTGGCATACTTTTCACCTCCTGAAAATCCTGATGGAATAGTTTTGACCAAAGGGCAATGGGAAGTAGTGGATGGTGTCGCCTCATTTGATTATAAtactaatgaaatataCTTCATTAGCACTTTTAAATCATCTATCGAAAGACATATACATTCTGTGAATTTATATGACTCTATTGTTAATCAACAGGAATTACCTGTTATTAAAAACGTCACcgatatttcaaatgagGGTTGGTATTCAGGATCTTTCTCGTCTGGGTCGAGATATTTGCTACTCAATTATCAAGGTCCAAAGGTACCGTATCAAAAGTTAATTGATTTACATGAACACACGGATATTAAGAGTATTGAATCTAATGAGGAAttgtcaaataatttaaaaaacTACGTAATCCCTGAAGTCAGATACAGCGTCGTCAGTTTAGGTTATGACGACATATCGGGTGAAGAAATCAAGGCTAATGCAGTCGAAACTTTACCATTAAACTTCGACCCAAGCTACAAGTATCCAGTCttattttttgtttacGGGGGACCAGGATCTCAGTTAGTCACtaaaaattttgcaatctcGTTCAGTTCTGTCGTCGCGGCCGAATTGGATAGTATTGTTGTCACAGTTGATGGACGAGGTACCGGATTCAACTCttataatgaaaaaatggGATCTGACTTCAAATTTGTTGTCAGAGACAAGTTGGGCCATTTTGAACCTTTAGACCAAATAGCTGCAGCAAAACTCTGGAGCCAGAAACCCTACGTTGATCGTCTGCGGATTGGTATCTGGGGTTGGTCGTATGGAGGATTCCTTACATTGAAAACCCTTGAAACCGACTCCGAGGACCATATCTTCTCGTATGGTGCTGCCGTTGCTCCAGTAACAAAGTGGAAGCTTTACGATTCTATCTATACAGAAAGGTACATGAGAAAACCCCAGGATAATCCACAGGGTTATCAGATTGCGTCCATACACAACGTCACCAACTTTGCTAACGTAGACCGGTTCCTTATTATGCACGGTTCTGGTGATGACAACGtccattttcaaaattctttgaaacTTATTGACGACTTCAATttggaatcaattgaaaatttcgaTTTCATGGTATTCCCTGACTCTGACCACTCTATAAGGTATCATAACGGAAATATCGTCGTCTATGACAGACTTCTAGAATGGTTAAAAAAGGCCTTTACTGGTCACTTTGCACGTATATAG
- a CDS encoding DEHA2E17512p (similar to uniprot|P39928 Saccharomyces cerevisiae YIL147C SLN1 Histidine kinase osmosensor) — translation MKRLKIGIRPQLIILVCFSSLFSLLILGIVTGVYFSSNLSDLRAERLEVISQLKTTQVKQAVEYVFYQIYWLTTKESIYAPLSSYRAGNNTKSVFTGSTTALDQFLASSELFSAARLYNLDLDIMAESYNNVSMVSNSTMGDLFPLDVASATRQFSTSGVDETRYITGPQSNSSDPSSSYFMGITLPVYANTSILLTDPLIAGYLTVVASAKNIQLAISDTNTNDGTDDYTVALIRPTFKANTSSASVPTEFETIFPVSKDGLLPNHNYTIDSAPSVEEALSKTAGSSTNVKSYNGDSVAIGYTQIQLDPQLYWTVIVEQPRSQFLTPVVKLRNIIIGVVIGTGVFMCLITFPLAVWFVRPITKLKEATESITRSKKKKNANEKGLPDSSPVPPSMHPNSGASSKRNSVISDVTNTSSVYSTAIRLPTKISSSKKFFKDELTELSEAFNIMTEELDKQYTHLEDRVKIRTKELEASKIEAESANEAKTVFIANISHELRTPLNGILGMTAIAMDENDHTRIQESLRLIYRSGELLLHILTELLTYSKNTLNRSKLEKSNFQILEVVYQVQSIFSKLAMDQRVHLNILLKPDIIRKLVLYGDSNRIIQIVMNLVSNSLKFTPVDGSVDVSFKLLGEYDQVNSEKQQHKKVHVLRHTRKFADDGPILSKKVDSNYDNGNPDTSDEYKEKHSSDKSSTFSGKDKTFDTNNDSSSILTLSTAEYENTIFNAQFKQNMIPSQRRLSSVSTKSNLQGRTSADQSIHDISGSHMENMNETSISNAFNETSSIGSSKVDGHTRSYTTAISRNITSGSSHQGTGSISSSFSTNEVIKEDKVYKIKKLYEPKTWAIQIEVTDTGPGIEPAMQEKVFDPFIQGDQTLSRSYGGTGLGLSICRQLAEMMNGTLTLKSTIGSGSTFTFIVPLPQSGEIMVDEEDMFQFCEDEFNPKSKVNRKVAFDIEPESDQFKAANTSDLNSKAVSLIDESGDDNSGNSDYMRDVKDGGEVGQIDSSLNCIETKPGPDTERKGANDQLLNGNITQLINGISSGSTTPNPGRKRDLDLPGLSDFEKPHLLTKSSTGTASSQGIEGATTPNNVPDELSHLKILVAEDNMVNQEVIRRMLKLEGFTDITMACNGAEAIELVKDINEESGLFDLILMDVQMPKIDGLLATKRIRNDLQFKNPIIALTAFADETNVKECLNCGMSGFLAKPIRRSNLRKIITELSPTLQPESAQA, via the coding sequence ATGAAGCGGCTTAAAATTGGTATTAGACCccaattaattatattggTGTGTTTTTCATCGTTGTTTTCCCTTTTAATATTGGGAATAGTGACAGGAGTATATTTCAGCTCGAACTTGAGTGATTTGCGGGCAGAAAGATTAGAAGTCATATCACAGTTGAAGACCACCCAAGTTAAACAAGCAGTCGAGTATgttttttatcaaatatattggtTAACAACTAAAGAATCCATATATGCACCACTTTCATCTTACAGGGCAGGAAATAATACCAAATCAGTATTCACAGGATCTACCACTGCGCTAGATCAGTTCCTAGCATCATCAGAATTGTTTTCGGCAGCTAGACTATATAATTTAGATCTTGACATAATGGCCGAGAgttataataatgtttctATGGTCTCGAATTCAACCATGGGTGATTTGTTTCCGTTGGATGTAGCAAGTGCAACACGTCAATTTTCGACTTCAGGTGTTGATGAAACGAGGTATATAACTGGACCACAAAGTAATTCATCAGATCCTTCTAGTTCATATTTCATGGGGATAACTTTGCCCGTGTATGCCAATACTTCGATTCTATTGACAGATCCTTTAATTGCAGGTTATTTGACTGTTGTAGCCAGCGCAAAAAATATACAACTTGCAATAAGTGATACAAACACGAATGATGGTACAGATGACTATACAGTGGCATTAATAAGACCAACATTTAAGGCAAATACATCTAGCGCATCAGTGCCAACTGAGtttgaaacaattttcCCGGTAAGTAAGGATGGTTTATTACCGAACCATAATTACACCATTGACTCGGCTCCACTGGTAGAAGAAGCATTACTGAAAACTGCTGGTTCTTCCACCAATGTTAAATCTTATAATGGTGATTCTGTCGCTATTGGATACACCCAAATACAGTTAGATCCCCAATTATATTGGACAGTCATAGTGGAACAACCACGATCACAATTCTTAACTCCTGTTGTAAAATTAagaaacattattattggagtTGTAATTGGTACAGGAGTTTTTATGTGTCTCATTACATTTCCGTTAGCGGTATGGTTTGTGAGACCCATtacaaaattgaaagaagcCACAGAATCTATCACCAGGTccaaaaaaaagaaaaatgcTAATGAAAAAGGATTGCCGGATAGTTCGCCTGTTCCACCTTCAATGCATCCTAATAGTGGCGCGTCAAGTAAAAGAAATAGTGTTATTTCTGATGTTACAAACACCTCATCAGTTTACTCAACTGCTATTAGATTACCCACAAAGATATCAAGCTctaagaaatttttcaaagatgAATTAACAGAATTATCTGAAGcatttaatattatgacagaagaattagataaACAATATACCCATTTAGAAGATAGAGTTAAAATCAGAACGAAGGAATTAGAAGCTCTGAAGATAGAAGCAGAATCTGCAAATGAAGCAAAAACAGTTTTTATAGCTAATATCTCACACGAATTAAGAACGCCATTAAATGGTATCTTAGGAATGACAGCTATTGCGATGGACGAGAATGATCACACAAGAATCCAAGAATCCTTGAGATTGATTTACCGTTCTGGTGAACTATTATTGCATATTTTGACAGAATTATTGACGTATTCCAAAAATACTTTAAACAGATCGAAATTAGAGAAAtccaattttcaaattctagAGGTTGTGTATCAAGTGCAGTCTATTTTCAGTAAATTAGCGATGGATCAAAGAGTGCACCTCAACATTTTATTAAAGCCTGACATAATTAGAAAATTAGTTCTATATGGTGATTCAAATAGGATTATTCAGATCGTAATGAATCTAGTATCCAATAGTTTGAAGTTTACACCAGTTGATGGTTCGGTTGATGTTTCTTTCAAACTTTTGGGTGAATACGATCAAGTTAATTCAGAAAAACAACAACATAAGAAAGTTCATGTTTTGAGACACACTAGAAAATTTGCAGACGATGGTCCGATATTATCTAAAAAGGTTGATTCCAATTATGACAATGGAAATCCCGATACATCTGACgaatacaaagaaaaacACTCCAGCGACAAATCTTCTACCTTTTCGGGCAAGGACAAGACTTTTGATACAAACAATGACAGTTCAAGTATATTGACATTGTCAACTGCCGAATATGAAAACACAATTTTCAATGCAcaattcaaacaaaatatGATACCCAGTCAACGAAGATTGTCAAGTGTCTCGACCAAATCTAATCTTCAAGGCAGAACATCGGCAGACCAATCGATTCATGACATCAGTGGTAGTCATATGGAAAATATGAATGAAACCCTGATCTCTAATGCATTTAATGAGACCTCCAGTATAGGTTCGTCAAAAGTGGATGGCCACACAAGAAGCTATACAACGGCTATTTCACGTAACATAACAAGTGGACTGTCTCATCAAGGTACAGGAAGCATTAGCTCTAGCTTTTCAACTAATGAAGTCATCAAGGAAGATAAGGtttataaaatcaaaaaactATATGAGCCTAAAACTTGGGCCATTCAAATTGAGGTAACCGATACGGGTCCAGGTATCGAACCTGCTATGCAAGAAAAAGTATTTGATCCATTTATCCAAGGAGACCAAACATTGTCAAGGAGCTATGGTGGTACTGGATTGGGTTTATCTATTTGTAGGCAATTAGCAGAAATGATGAATGGGACTTTAACCTTGAAATCAACAATTGGCTCAGGATCGACATTTACATTTATTGTTCCATTGCCTCAAAGTGGAGAAATAATGGTcgacgaagaagatatgTTCCAGTTTTGTGAAGACGAATTTAATCCTAAATCTAAAGTTAATAGAAAGGTTgcatttgatattgaaccCGAAAGTGACCAATTTAAAGCTGCGAATACATCAGACTTAAATTCTAAGGCAGTAAGCTTGATTGATGAAAGTGGTGATGATAATTCTGGTAATAGTGATTATATGCGAGATGTAAAAGATGGCGGAGAAGTTGGTCAAATAGACAGTTCACTTAATTGTATTGAGACTAAACCTGGTCCTGATACTGAAAGAAAAGGTGCAAATGaccaattattaaatgGCAATATTACGCAGTTAATCAATGGTATTTCAAGTGGTTCTACAACGCCGAATCCAGGTAGGAAAAGAGATTTAGATTTACCAGGATTGAGCGATTTTGAAAAGCCACACTTACTCACAAAATCTTCAACAGGAACGGCTAGCTCTCAAGGAATCGAAGGAGCGACAACACCGAATAACGTTCCAGACGAATTGTCACATTTAAAGATCTTAGTTGCTGAAGATAACATGGTTAACCAAGAGGTTATCAGAAGGATGTTAAAATTAGAAGGATTCACAGACATTACAATGGCCTGTAATGGTGCAGAGGCAATCGAATTAGTAAAggatattaatgaagaatccGGGCTATTCGATCTTATTCTAATGGATGTTCAAATGCCAAAAATCGATGGTTTGTTGGCAACAAAGAGGATCAGAAATGATTTACAATTTAAGAATCCAATTATAGCTTTGACTGCTTTTGCTGACGAAACAAACGTCAAAGAATGTCTTAATTGTGGCATGTCTGGATTCTTAGCCAAACCAATCCGTAGGTCTAATTtgagaaaaattataaccGAGCTCAGCCCTACGTTACAGCCAGAGAGTGCTCAAGCTTAA